In Miniphocaeibacter halophilus, the following proteins share a genomic window:
- a CDS encoding deoxyguanosinetriphosphate triphosphohydrolase, producing the protein MYNRIDQENFEDKFLTEFAAKSKFATRRRPEKQDSIRTAYQRDRDRIIHSKSFRRLKHKTQVYISPEKDHYRTRLTHTLEVAQIARTIARALRLNEDLTEAIALGHDLGHTPFGHMGEEVLNELNPSGFKHYLHSVRVVELLENTKERFGLNLTEDVLDGIANHTGSQISKTMEGKIIKFADRIAYINHDIDDSIRAGILSEEDIPKDISNVLGRTSSIRINTLVNDIIINSYLKNNIEMSSDKNEKMNELRQFMFDRVYFNPKVKNDEVKAKGIIENLYAYYKNNFNKLPKDHIDIYKKSEDLKYSSKDEIITDYIAGMTDTFAIHKYMDLFVPKQWTI; encoded by the coding sequence ATGTATAACAGAATAGATCAAGAAAATTTTGAAGATAAGTTTTTAACTGAATTTGCTGCTAAAAGTAAATTTGCAACTAGAAGAAGACCTGAAAAACAAGATAGCATAAGAACAGCATACCAAAGGGATAGGGACAGAATTATTCATTCCAAATCCTTTAGGAGATTGAAACATAAAACACAGGTTTATATTTCCCCTGAAAAAGACCACTACAGAACCAGGTTAACTCATACACTTGAAGTAGCTCAAATAGCAAGGACTATTGCAAGAGCCTTAAGATTAAATGAAGACCTAACCGAAGCTATAGCTTTAGGTCATGACTTAGGTCATACGCCTTTTGGACATATGGGAGAAGAAGTTTTAAATGAATTAAATCCTTCTGGTTTTAAACATTATTTACATTCTGTAAGAGTGGTAGAATTATTAGAAAACACAAAAGAAAGATTTGGTTTAAATTTAACTGAAGATGTGTTAGATGGAATAGCTAACCATACAGGTAGCCAAATTTCAAAAACAATGGAAGGTAAAATAATAAAATTTGCAGATAGAATTGCATATATTAATCATGATATTGATGATTCCATTAGAGCTGGAATTCTAAGTGAAGAAGATATACCAAAAGATATTTCAAATGTTCTAGGTAGGACTTCTAGTATTAGAATTAATACCTTGGTAAATGATATTATAATTAACAGCTATTTGAAAAATAATATAGAGATGTCTAGTGATAAAAACGAGAAAATGAACGAATTAAGACAATTTATGTTTGACAGAGTTTATTTTAATCCAAAAGTTAAAAATGATGAAGTTAAAGCAAAGGGAATAATTGAAAATCTTTATGCTTATTATAAAAATAATTTTAATAAGCTGCCTAAAGATCATATAGATATTTATAAAAAGAGTGAAGATTTAAAATATTCTTCTAAAGATGAGATAATTACAGATTACATTGCAGGAATGACAGATACTTTCGCAATTCATAAATATATGGATTTATTTGTACCTAAACAGTGGACAATTTAG